One segment of Panulirus ornatus isolate Po-2019 chromosome 33, ASM3632096v1, whole genome shotgun sequence DNA contains the following:
- the LOC139759434 gene encoding larval cuticle protein A2B-like isoform X2 → MKVIILLGVVCVAAAAKLGGQVLQETTTTELPKPYNFGFEVRDDETTNYQNRAEVSDSSGRVRGSYSYVLPDGFVYTITYEDNKDGNGLKAVVKKEPSGIEVIIPTHKPKKAIDHLA, encoded by the exons GTGATCATCTTgctgggagtggtgtgtgtggcagcggCCGCCAAGCTGGGAGGACAAGTCTTGCAGGAGACGACTACTACTGAG CTACCCAAGCCGTACAACTTCGGCTTCGAGGTGCGAGACGACGAGACCACCAACTACCAGAACCGCGCCGAGGTGTCCGACTCCTCAGGCCGCGTCAGGGGATCCTACAGCTACGTTCTTCCCGACGGCTTCGTCTACACCATCACCTACGAGGATAACAAGGATGGCAATGGCCTCAAG GCTGTGGTCAAGAAGGAACCATCAGGCATCGAAGTCATCATCCCAACACACAAGCCCAAGAAGGCGATCGACCACCTGGCCTAA
- the LOC139759434 gene encoding larval cuticle protein A2B-like isoform X1, with protein MKVNISGRVASGPAAEALLRKGLEEMEDMIIPVMVIILLGVVCVAAAAKLGGQVLQETTTTELPKPYNFGFEVRDDETTNYQNRAEVSDSSGRVRGSYSYVLPDGFVYTITYEDNKDGNGLKAVVKKEPSGIEVIIPTHKPKKAIDHLA; from the exons ATGAAAGTGAACATTTCGGGGAGGGTTGCGTCAGGGCCGGCGGCGGAAGCCCTCTTGCGCAAGGGActcgaggaaatggaagacatgatCATACCCGTTATG GTGATCATCTTgctgggagtggtgtgtgtggcagcggCCGCCAAGCTGGGAGGACAAGTCTTGCAGGAGACGACTACTACTGAG CTACCCAAGCCGTACAACTTCGGCTTCGAGGTGCGAGACGACGAGACCACCAACTACCAGAACCGCGCCGAGGTGTCCGACTCCTCAGGCCGCGTCAGGGGATCCTACAGCTACGTTCTTCCCGACGGCTTCGTCTACACCATCACCTACGAGGATAACAAGGATGGCAATGGCCTCAAG GCTGTGGTCAAGAAGGAACCATCAGGCATCGAAGTCATCATCCCAACACACAAGCCCAAGAAGGCGATCGACCACCTGGCCTAA